A segment of the Calonectris borealis chromosome 2, bCalBor7.hap1.2, whole genome shotgun sequence genome:
CGGCGTCTCGCTGGTCGCTCCGGCTGACGTGCCGACCGCAGAGCCGGAGATCCCGGACGTTGCCGGCGGTTCTGGCCCAAGTCGCGTCGTCCAACGGACCCTGCACGGAGCAGCCTGCGAGGAAGGGGTTGCCGTTAGCTCCCGCGCTGCTGCCTGCGCCGCTGCCCGCACCGCTGCCTGCGCCGCTGCCCTACCTGCCAGACTGAGGAACTGGAGCCCCTGGTTCCTCTCTTCCAGGGCGGAGAGCAGCGTCCGCAGCCCCGCGGCGCTGATCCCGGGATTGGCCGAGAAATCCAGGGAAACCAGCGCCGGGCAAGCGGGGAGGCACCTGCGGGTGGAGATAGCGAGGGGGTCCCTCCTTGTCCCCGAGGGggtccccttgtccccagagGGGGTCCCCTCCATCCCCGGTGTGTCCCCATGCCGGAGCCGGCGCGGGGTCTCCGTTGGGAGGCGGCGGGTGAGGATCCCGACGCCAGgaccgcccccctccccacccgtcCCCCCCAAAACATGtccccccccccaatgtcccctcaCCTGGCCACCTCCAGGACATCGCCGTCGCCCAGGCGGTTCCCGGAGAGCGTGAGGTGGCTCAGGGCGCAGCCCTCCTGCGGGAAGGGCAGCCGGTAGCGGCACAACCCCGCGTGTCCCCCCTCcgtgtgccccccacccccgggaccGCCCTCACCTGCGCCAGGTACCTGCCGAGGGCCCCGGTGAGGGGCTGGGGTCCCGGCGCGGCGACGGAGCCCAGCTCCAGCCGGCCGAGGCTGCGGCACGGCAGGTTGCCGAGGAGCCGCTgcagccccgccggccccagGGCGTTGCAGGACAAAGCCAACGTCTGCAGCCGGGCGGCTCCTGGCAACAAAACCGTCGGAGGCGGTTAAAACCGCGCCGGCGGCCGGCGCTGCCGGCGCGGTTGCCGCGGCCGCTTACCCGCGAAGGCGAAGGCGTGGGTGAAGCCGCAGGCCTGCAGCCGCAGCGTGGCGAGCGCCGGGCAGgactgcagcagcagcgccaggggcTCGCAGCCGGCGTCGCCCAGGGGGTTCAGGCTCAGgtccagctcctccaggctctgCCGGGACGGGCGAGGGGTGGGGGGACGGAGGCGAGGGTTAGGGGGCGCAGGGCGGGTTTGGGGGGCGAAGGGTGGGTTTAGGGGGGGCGCAGGGCGGGTTTGGGGGGCCAAGGGCGGGTTTAGGGGGGGCgcagggcaggtttggggggcgGGTTTGGGGGGCGAAGGGTGGGTTTAGGGGGCGcagggggcaggtttggggggcgAAGGGTGGGTTTAGGGGGCACAAAGGGCGGGTTTGGGGGGCAAAGGACGGTTTGGGGGGTGAAGGGTGGGTTTAGGGGGGGCGCAGGGCGGGTTTAGGGGCGCAGGGGGCGGgtttggggggagcagggaggtttggggggcaaagggcaggtttggggggcgAAGGACAGGTTGAGGGGGCGcagggggcaggtttggggggcgAAGGGCGGGTTTAGGGGGTGAAGGACGGGTTTAGGGGGTGAAGGACGGGTTTAGGGGGCGCAGGGGGCGGGTTTGGGGGGCACAGGGCGGGTTTGGGGGATGGGCGAGGGGTTTAGGGGATGGAGAACGAGGTTTAAGGGGGGACGGACGGGAGGTTTAGGGGACCAGGAGGAGATTTGGGGGACAGGCAAGGGGTTTAGGGAACGGATGAAGAGATTCAGGGGACAAAGGACAAGTTTAGGGGACAAAGGACAGGTTTAAGGGACGGAGGAGAGGTTTAAGGGACAAAGGACAGGTTTGGGGGGGACAAAGGACAGGTTTGGGGGGGACAGATGAGAGGTTTAGGAGGCAAGGAAGAGATTTGGGGGACAaaggaggggttgggggggaccgGCTGGGCACCCCACACCGCGACGCCCCCCCCTCAGCCGGGCAAGGCCGGCACCGGGACTCCCCGGTCCCCCGGggacggagccggggctgccgctgccacccccccccctccccgccaccgcgtcccccccagccccacctggAAGgcgccggcggtgccggggagccggggcaggagctgccgcagCCCCTGGGCGCCGAGGCGGTTCCCGGCCAGGtcgaggagggtgagggcaggcagggtggccagcgtggccagcagatcggtAGCCGCGGCGTCGGGTAAACCGCAACCGCGTAGCCGGAGCTGCCGCAGCGGCGCCTGCAGTTTGAGGGCTCGCAGCagcggggggaggtgggggggacgCAGGGCCAGGCCCCCCGCgacccccagccccgggctctgctcctgcagctccgtCACCTTCAGCAGCAGCGGGTGAGGCTCTGCCGGGAGGGAAGGGGGTGGTGGCCTTCGGTGGCCTTCGGTGGCCTTcggtggccctggggacccccccagcaggacctcccccccccccaccctggggagccctgagcccccccttggggaccccctaGTCCTGCTGACGGGGCCAGGGCccaggcacagggacccccaacccTGTCCCTCGGCGGGGAGGGTCCCcaaggggacggggaggggacaggggtcctCGCCCAccacctggggaggggacgggggtccCCCAAACACAGGACTCCCCTGTCCCTTGGGGGGGTGGTCCCCAAGGGGctggcacaggggacagggaaGGGACAGGGGGTCCTCACCCAccacctggggaggggatggggggggtcccccaggcacagggacccccaacccTGTCCCTCGGTGGGGAGGGTCCCCAaggggacagagaggggacagggaggggacaggggtcctCGCCCCCCACCCGAGGAGGGGACAGGGGTCCCCCAAACACAGGACTCCCCTGTCCCTTGGGGGGGTGGTCCCCAAGGGGctggcacaggggacagggaaGGGACAGGGGGTCCTCACCCAccacctggggaggggatggggggggtcccccaggcacagggacccccaacccTGTCCCTCGGTGGGGAGGGTCCCCAaggggacagagaggggacagggaggggacaggggtcctCGCCCCCCACCCGAGGAGGGGACAGGGGTCCCCCAAACACAGGACTCCCCTGTCCCTTGGGGGGGTGGTCCCCAAGGGGctggcacaggggacagggaggggacagggaggggacagggaggggacagggaggggacagggagtcCTCGCCCACcacccggggaggggacaggggtcccCCAAACACACAGGACTCCCCTGGCCCTGTCCCTCGGGAAGGGGGGGTTGGTCCCCAAGGGGctggcacaggggacagggaggggacggggaggggacaggggtcctCGCCCACcacccggggaggggacaggggtcccCCAAACACAGGACTCCCCTGTCCCTCGGGGGGTGGTCCCCAAGGGGctggcacaggggacagggaggggacgggggtcCTCGCCCACCACCTGGGGAGGGACGAGGGGGTCCCccaggcacagggacccccaacccTGTCCCTCAGTGGGGAGGGTCCccaaggggacagggaggggacaggggtcctCACCCACcacccggggaggggacaggggtcccccaaacacacaggactcccccggccctgtccctcGGAGGAGGGGGGGTTGGTCCCcaaggggacagggaggagacagggaggggaggggacagggggtccTCGCCCACCAcctggggagggacgggggggtcccccaggcacagggacccccaacccTGTCCCTCGGTGGGGAGGGTCCCCAaggggacagagaggggacagggaggggacaggggtcctCGCCCCCcacccggggaggggaggggatgggggtcCCCCAAACACAGGACTCCCCTGTCCCTTGGGGGGTGGTCCCCAAGGAGctggcacaggggacagggaggggacagggaggggacagggggtccTCACCCAccacctggggaggggatgggggggtcccccaggcacagggacccccaacccTGTCCCTCAGTGGGGAGGGTCCccaaggggacagggaggggacaggggtcctCACCCACcacccggggaggggacgggggtccCCCAAACACACAGGACTCCCCAGGCCCTGTCCCTCGGAGGAGGGGGGGTTGGTCCccaaggggacagggaggggacagggggtccTCGCCCACCAcctggggagggacagggggGTCCCCCAGGCACAAGGACCCCCAACCCTGTCCCTCGGTGGGGAGAGTCCCCAaggggacagagaggggacagggaggggacaggggtcctCGCCCCCCAtccagggaggggaggggacaggggtcccCCAAACACAGGACTCCCCTGTCCCTTGGGGGGGTGGTCCCCAAGGGGctggcacaggggacagggaggggacagggggtccTCACCCAccacctggggaggggatgggggggtcccccaggcacagggacccccaacccTGTCCCTCGGTGGGGAGGGTCCCCAAGGGGACAGGGGTCCTCGCCCACCATCTGGGGAAGGGACAGGGGTCCCCCAAACACACAGGactcccccggccctgtccctcGGGAAGGGGGGGTTGGTCCCCAAGGGGctggcacaggggacagggaggggacaaggaggggacacggaggggacagGGGTCCTTGCCCAccacctggggaggggacaggggtcccCCAAACACAGGACTCCCCTGTCCCTTAGGGGGGGTGGTCCCCAAGGGGctggcacaggggacagggaggggacagggaggggacagggaggggacagggaggggacagggaggggacagggaggggacaggggtcctCGCCCACcacccggggaggggacaggggtcccCCAAACACAGGACTCCCCTGTCCCTCGGGGGGGTGGTCCCCAAGGAGctggcacaggggacagggaggggacgggggtcCTCACCCAccacctggggaggggacggggggtcccccaggcacagggacccccaacccTGTCCCTCGGGGGGGTGGTCCCCAAGGGGctggcacaggggacagggaggggacagggaggggacaggggtcctCGCCCCCCacccggggaggggccggggggggtccttACCCACCGCCAGGCTCTGGCAAGCCCTGCGGTACCGCTCGGCCAAGGGCGGCAGGTCCCAGCACCGCACCTCCGCCAGCACCTGCAACGCCAGAGCCGTCGCCGATGGCACCACCGGCGCCTCCCACCGGCGGCAacgcccggcgcggggcgggggtccGGGGCTTGGCGCTCACCTCCTCGTTGCTCTGCAGGACGTCCCCCACCAGGTCCTGGGGGGCCAGGAGAGCCCCCTCTTTCTTGAGGGTGAGCCGCGGCAGCAGCCCGCAGGTTTGGTAATACCGCTCGGCCGCCCGCTCCGCCAACCAGCCCACGGCGCGGCTCTCGCTGCCGCGACGGCAGAACCGGGAGGGTCACCGgtgagcgccgccgccgcccggcatgGGGGTCCCAAAGGGGACgtggatggggggggggagggcaaaGTTCTCACCTTTGGGGTACGGGGATGAGGAAGACGTTGTCCTGCACCCGGACCCGCACGCGGAGAGCCGGCAGGACGGCAGGCAGCGGCGCAGGCAGCGGCGCAGGCAGCGGTGCAGGCAGcggcgcaggcaggcagggggggcTCCCCTCAGCCTCAGCCTCGGCAGGAATGGGGGTCCCAGCCGCCTCGGGGGGTCGGCGTTCCTGGGAGCGCCCCGGCGGGACCCTCTCCACGAGGTGGGTGAGCCGGCTCTGCACGCTCCGGCGGCGCCGCGGCTGATGCCGGGCCGGAGCAGGGCCCCCACCGTCGCTCTCCGACCCCGTGCTGTCCCCCGAAGCGGTCACCGGTTCCTGGGGTTCCCGGCGCGGCCGCTTACGGCCCCCCCGGGACTCCCCCAGGTCGTCTTCCAGCCAATCTTCCTCCTCCAGGTACTGCTCGGCCGGGATGAGGGCCGGCCGCGGTGCCGGTTGCCGGCACGCCGTCGCGGTGCCGCCGCCGAGAAGGGACTTGGCGCTGCCGAGGCCCCGGATGGCGGCTTCGTACTCGGCCGGCTCCGGCCgcgctccctcctgcctgccaaaCCCCGGCACCCGCTGCCGCTTCTTCACCGGCCTCAGCGGCGACATCTCGCcatccggcggcggcggcggcgagcgcggctGCGGGATTTGGCGCTGGGTGAGCTCGGCGTCAAACAGCGGCGAGTCTTGGCAGAgctgcggcggggctgcggggacgcCGGCACCCTTAGCCCAACCCCGGCGTCCcccctcaaaataaaataaaactaaaaacgcggaggggaggcggggcGCCGGCATCGCCGCGCCGCGTCCCACctcgtcccgccgccgccgccgccgtctccTTGAGCAGGCGCTCGgccgcccggcaccgcagccgCGTCTCCTGGTCCAGCTCCCGGCTGTAGGTGCTCGCCCACTCCTCCAGCGTCCCCAGCGGCGTCAGGCCCTACAAAttggggggggacgggacacacAAGGCTCTCCCTAgtgtccccccgccgccccggtgccccccccgcccgcgtCCCGGCGCCTCACCCTGGCGTTCCTGGCCGTCACCGACGCTCCCCGCCTCACCAGCAGCTCGGCCACTTCAAAATGGCCGCAACTGAGCGCGTCGTGCAGGGGGGTGATGCCCTCGCAGCCCGGCCCCCCGGGGTCGTCCAGCGCCGCCCCCCGTTCCAGCAGCAGCCGGACGATCtctgggggacaggagggggggggggtggtggtggtggggtgcgggggggctctgccggcaccccggggggctctgccggtgccccccccccccccactcacccagGTGCCCGTGGTTGCAGGCCTCGTGCAGCGGGGTCCAGCCGCAGTAATCGCGGGGGTTCAGGGGGTGCCCCTAGAAAAAGAAGGGGGACACACGGGGTCACGGCGGGCTTTGCCAAGGGGCCgtgggggacccccaaaacccccaagtgagggggagcccccccacccaCCTGCGTGAGGAGGAGCCGGACGCGGCGCAGGTCGCCCTCGATGCAGGCGCGGTGCAGGGGGGTCTCGCCCCGCTCGTTCCGCCGGTTCCACTgccggcacggggaggggggacggtggggacccccggggacacAGCCCAGCAcccgggggacccccccctccGCCCTCTTTGGGGGGTGTCAGGGGAAGGGGGAAACCCCTCAGCCCTgtttgggggtgtcagggggagacccccccacccctctttgGGGGTGTCAGGGGAAGGGGGAGACCCCCACCCCTCTTTGGGGGTGTCAGGGGaaggggagaccccccccaccccacttcGGGGGGTGTCAGGGGAAGGGGGAGACCCCTCAGCCCTGTTTGGGGGTGTCAGGGGaaggggagaccccccccacccttctttgggggtgtcaggggaagggggagatgcACCCACCCCTCTTTGGGGGTGTCAAGGGGAGACCCCGACTCCTGTTTAGGGGTGTCATGGGGAGACCCCCCCACGCCTGTTTACAGGTGTCAGGGGAAGGGGGAAACTCCCCTCTCTTTCGGGGTGTCAGGGAAtggggagaccccccccacccctctttgCAGGGTGTTGAGGGAAGGagaagacacccccccccccatctttggGGGTGTCACAGGGAGACCCCCCCATCCCTCTTTAGGGgtgtgaggggaagggggagaccCCCCCTCTTGGGGGTGTCATGGGGAGACACTCCCCCCTCTTTAGGGgtgtgaggggaagggggagacccccccccacccctctttgGGGGTGTCAGGGGAAGGGGGAGACCCCCCCTCTTTGGGGGTGTCGGGGGAAGGGGAGATCCCCCACCCCTCTTTGCAGCGTGTTGAGGGAACGagaagacaccccccccccgtctTTGGGGGTGTCACAgggagacccccccaccccaatctGGGGgtgtgaggggaagggggagaccCCCCTTCTTGGGGGTGTCatggggagacccccccccctcTTTAGGGGTGTGAGCGGaaaggggagaccccccccctcTTCGGGGTTTCATGGGGAGACCCCCACCCCAatttgggggtgtcggggggaCACCCCGCCCCTCTCACCTTGCTGATCCGCCGGCGCCCGGGGACGCTCTTGCTGTAGCCCTCGAGTTCGTCTTCCTCCCCCTCTGCAAgagacccccccccccgtcagggagacacccccccccccgtcagGGAGACCCCCCCCCACATCAGGGAGACCCCCCCGTGGGGGCGCTGCCAgggccccccccgagccccctcaCCGCTCTCCGACAGCTCCAGCTCGCTCTCATCCTGGGCCTCGCTGCTCTCcggttcttcctcctcctcctcctcctcctcctcgccggacccccccagcccccccagccgcgCCATGGTGCCGGCGGCGGCCTCGGCGTCGCCGTCCCGCAGCTGCAGCGAGTGGAGACGCCGCAGGATCTGgcgctggggaggaagaggaggaggaagaagggcagGTCCCCAGACCTcagcctggagggggggggggatgacacttggggaccccctggcgcccccccccccccctcacctgcaGCCGGGGGTCTCCGGCCGCCTCCGCCCGCTGCAGCGCGGtttggaggcagggctggagctgggccgGGGGCTCGCCCGCCTCCTCCATGGCCAGCGCCACGTTCAGCCACGTCTTCCCCTCCTGCGCAGCGCCGGGGGtcagcgcccggccccggggggggccacGCCCAGCCACGGAGCCCCCCCCGGGGATGTGGGGGGGCCCACGCCCAGCCACGGAGCCCCCCCGGGGATGTGGGGGGTCCCACGCCCAGCCACGGAGCCCCCCCCGGGGATGTGGGGGGGCCCACGCCCAGCCACGGAGCCCCcccgggggacgggggggtcccACACTGAGCCACGGAGCCCCCCCGGGGACGTGGGGGGCCCACACTGAACCACGGAGCCCCCGGGGACAGGGGGGTCCCACGCCCAGCCACGGAGCCCCCCCGGGGACAGGGGGTCCCACGCCCAGCCACGGAGCCCCCCCCGGGGATGTGGGGGGGCCCACGCCCAGCCACGGAGCCCCcccgggggacgtggggggcccACACTGAGCCACGGAGCCCCCGGGGACAGGGGGGTCCCACGCCCAGCCACGGAGCCCCCCCGGGGACAGGGGGTCCCACGCCCAGCCACGGAGCCCCCCCCGGGGATGTGGGGGGGCCCACGCCCAGCCACGGAGCCCCcccgggggacgtggggggcccACACTGAGCCACGGAGCCCCCGGGGACAGGGGGGTCCCACGCCCAGCCACGGAGCCCCCCCGGGGACAGGGGGTCCCACGCCCAGCCACGGAGCCCCCCCCGGGGATGTGGGGGGGCCCACGCCCAGCCACGGAGCCCCCCCGGGGACGTGGGGGGCCCACACTGAGCCACGGAGCCCCCCCAGGGACGGGGGGGGTCCCACACCCAGCCACGGAGCCCCCCCGGGGAACAGGGGGGTCCCATGCCCAGCCACGgagcccccccccggggacatgggggtcccacGCCCAGCCACGGAGCCCCCCCCGGGGACAGGGGGGTCCCACGCTGAGCCACGGAGCCCCCCCAGGGACGGAGGGGGCCCACGCTGAACCACGGAGCCCCCCCGGGGATGTGGGGGGCCCACGCCCAGCCACGGAGCCCCCCCGGGGACAGGGGGGCCCACGCTGAGCCACAGAGCCCCCCCGGGGACGTGGGGGTCCCACACCGAGCACCTCAGGGACCCAgggagcccccccagggacccgatgagcccccccagggacctcaGGGACCCAATaagcccccccccagggacctgaTGAGCCCCCCAAAAGACCTGAAGAGTCCCCCAAGGACCCCAGAAGCCCCCCTAAGGACCCGAGGAGCCCCCCAGGGACCCGAGGAACCCCCCCTAGGGACCCAAGGACTTCCCCCCGGGGACCCAATGAGCTCCCCCCAGGACCCCGATGAGCCCCCCTAAGGACCCGAAGAGTCCCCCAGGGACCCGATgagaccccccagggacccagggagcACCTCAGGGACCCAgggagcccccccagggacctgAGGAGCCCCCCAAAAGACCTGAAGAGTCCCCCAAGGACCCGAGGAGCTGCCCTAGGGACCCAATGACTTCCCCCAGGGACCCAATGagctccccccaggaccccaatgAGCCCCCCCTAAGGACCTGAAGAGTCCCCCAAAGACCCAATaagaccccccagggacccagggagcACCTCAGGGACCCAgggagcccccccagggacccagggagcCCCCCAAAAGACCTGAAAAGTCCCCCAAGGACCCCAGAAGCCCTCCAGGGACCCGAGGAGCTGCCCTAGGGACCCAAGGACTTCCCCCGGGGACCCAATGagctccccccaggaccccaatgAGCCCCCCTAAGGACCTGAAGAGTCCCCCAAAGACCCAATGAGACCCCCCAGGGACCcgatgggacccccccagggacccagggagcACCTCAGGGACCCAGGgaaccccccccagggacctgaggagcccccccagggacctgAAGAGTCCCCcggggacccaatgagatccccCCAGGGACCACCTCAGGGACCCAgggagcccccccagggacctgAGGAGCCCCCCAAAAGACCTGAAGAGTCCCCCAAAAGACCCCAGAAGCCCCCCAGGGACCCGAGGAGCCCCCCCTAGGGACCCAAGGACTTCCCCCAGGGACCCAATGAGCCCCCCTAAGGACCTGAAGAGTCCCCCAAAGACCCAATgagaccccccagggacccagggagcACCTCAGGGACCCAgggagcccccccagggacccagggagcCCCCCAAAAGACCTGAAGAGTCCCCCAAAGACCCAATAaggccccccagggacccagg
Coding sequences within it:
- the TONSL gene encoding tonsoku-like protein, which translates into the protein MSAERAREIRQLQKAKEKAQRGGNLVEEAAVCNQLGEILASHGRYEEALEEHRQELRLLEGAGDSIGCAVAHRKIGERLAELESYEAALKHQRQHLELARSLSDDTEQQRAWATIGRTYMFIADSRSPGEAAPALRQAEGAFRTSLAIVEEKLEGTVPNRELAEMRTRLYLNLGLVYDSLKEAAKCDHYIKKSIFLSQQGGFYEDLYRAYFNLGNIHLREGEHSGALRCLARARDCARKMKEKAMESECCGSAAQVLLSLGDFAAAKRSLKQAYVLGPRQPWQRDLVRSNLRYATKVTRLQEALEEAAASDPPVALALCEQLGDTFSKHGDYGRAVEYYQRQLSFAQALRRPAGELAVIHVSLATTFGDLKDHARAVHHYRQELALHGGNALEEGKTWLNVALAMEEAGEPPAQLQPCLQTALQRAEAAGDPRLQRQILRRLHSLQLRDGDAEAAAGTMARLGGLGGSGEEEEEEEEEEPESSEAQDESELELSESEGEEDELEGYSKSVPGRRRISKWNRRNERGETPLHRACIEGDLRRVRLLLTQGHPLNPRDYCGWTPLHEACNHGHLEIVRLLLERGAALDDPGGPGCEGITPLHDALSCGHFEVAELLVRRGASVTARNARGLTPLGTLEEWASTYSRELDQETRLRCRAAERLLKETAAAAAGRAPPQLCQDSPLFDAELTQRQIPQPRSPPPPPDGEMSPLRPVKKRQRVPGFGRQEGARPEPAEYEAAIRGLGSAKSLLGGGTATACRQPAPRPALIPAEQYLEEEDWLEDDLGESRGGRKRPRREPQEPVTASGDSTGSESDGGGPAPARHQPRRRRSVQSRLTHLVERVPPGRSQERRPPEAAGTPIPAEAEAEGSPPCLPAPLPAPLPAPLPAPLPAVLPALRVRVRVQDNVFLIPVPQSESRAVGWLAERAAERYYQTCGLLPRLTLKKEGALLAPQDLVGDVLQSNEEVLAEVRCWDLPPLAERYRRACQSLAVEPHPLLLKVTELQEQSPGLGVAGGLALRPPHLPPLLRALKLQAPLRQLRLRGCGLPDAAATDLLATLATLPALTLLDLAGNRLGAQGLRQLLPRLPGTAGAFQSLEELDLSLNPLGDAGCEPLALLLQSCPALATLRLQACGFTHAFAFAGAARLQTLALSCNALGPAGLQRLLGNLPCRSLGRLELGSVAAPGPQPLTGALGRYLAQEGCALSHLTLSGNRLGDGDVLEVARCLPACPALVSLDFSANPGISAAGLRTLLSALEERNQGLQFLSLAGCSVQGPLDDATWARTAGNVRDLRLCGRHVSRSDQRDAGKAWRGPAGTALGAVTRHRKLFCKSL